One genomic region from Bacillus sp. SLBN-46 encodes:
- a CDS encoding ABC transporter permease, with translation MNQNKNKVALLHKKYIHTLKIEQRWIRFYQAVIFIAFFSSWELSSQKQWIDPLIFSSPSKIWKLFLDKIQDGSLLSNLGVTLTETICGFILGTLLGTILAAVLWWSPRIQKILDPYLVILNAMPKVALGPILIVALSPGYPSIIAMGAIISIIITTIVVYTSFKEVDPNYLKVLQTFGASRLQCFKEAILPASFPTMISTLKVNVGLSWVGVIVGEFLVSSRGLGYMIIYGFQVFNFTLVFLSLLVIAVVATIMYQLVELLEKKLIKE, from the coding sequence TTGAACCAGAACAAGAATAAGGTAGCACTCCTCCATAAAAAGTACATTCATACTTTAAAAATTGAACAAAGATGGATCCGATTTTATCAGGCTGTTATTTTTATCGCCTTTTTCTCTAGTTGGGAACTATCCAGTCAAAAGCAATGGATTGATCCATTGATCTTTAGTTCCCCATCTAAAATATGGAAGTTATTTTTAGATAAAATCCAAGATGGTTCATTACTATCCAATTTAGGTGTCACCTTAACGGAGACCATTTGTGGATTTATTCTTGGAACCTTATTAGGAACCATACTGGCTGCCGTCCTTTGGTGGTCACCTAGGATACAAAAGATCCTCGATCCCTATTTGGTCATTTTAAATGCTATGCCCAAAGTAGCACTAGGACCGATATTAATTGTAGCCTTGAGCCCTGGGTACCCTTCTATCATTGCCATGGGTGCAATCATTTCTATCATCATTACCACTATTGTTGTGTATACGTCCTTTAAGGAGGTGGACCCCAACTACTTAAAAGTATTGCAAACTTTCGGGGCATCACGCCTTCAGTGCTTTAAGGAAGCTATTTTACCTGCAAGCTTTCCGACGATGATTTCCACTTTAAAAGTAAATGTCGGTCTATCCTGGGTAGGTGTTATTGTTGGTGAGTTTCTTGTTTCTTCCCGTGGACTTGGATACATGATTATCTACGGTTTCCAAGTATTTAATTTTACACTCGTATTCTTATCACTTTTAGTTATAGCTGTAGTTGCCACGATTATGTATCAGCTGGTTGAATTGCTGGAAAAGAAACTAATTAAAGAGTAG